One genomic window of Arachis hypogaea cultivar Tifrunner chromosome 8, arahy.Tifrunner.gnm2.J5K5, whole genome shotgun sequence includes the following:
- the LOC140174658 gene encoding uncharacterized protein: MSKACKLDTCAKRAEEKSQNTIPIPYMGGPINPPSMGKKWILVATESFTKWVKAVAVREANVEAVYQIKHHKSSPYYSQGNGQAEATNKSLLKILTKMVTDVHKDWSEYLLLALWAYRTTRHGTTRVTPFSLVYRVEAVLLAEIGVLTARMLLDEARDREAELKELEEKREVVGSKMEEYHRRLALAYDKHVRPRVFLEGDLVLKLVDAVMRKMSLPK, encoded by the exons ATGTCAAAAGCATGTAAACTTGATACATGCGCCAAGCGTGCAGAAGAAAAGTCTCAAAACACCATACCCATTCCATACATGGGGGGTCCGATCAACCCCCCATCAATGGGAAAGAAATGGATTCTAGTTGCAACAGAAAGTTTCACTAAGTGGGTGAAGGCTGTGGCCGTCAGGGAAGCAAATGTTgaagcagta TACCAAATCAAACATCACAAGTCTTCCCCCTACTACTCGCAAGGCAATGGTCAGGCAGAGGCTACTAACAAGAGCCTTTTAAAAATACTCACAAAGATGGTGACCGATGTCCATAAAGATTGGAGTGAATACCTACTACTTGCTCtttgggcttacagaacaactaGACATGGAACAACTAGAGTAACACCCTTCTCGTTGGTTTACAGGGTTGAAGCTGTACTGCTAGCAGAGATTGGAGTACTCACCGCCAGGATGTTGTTAGACGAAGCAAGGGATCGTGAAGCTGAGTTgaaagaattggaagaaaaaagagaagttgTGGGAAGCAAGATGGAAGAATACCACCGGAGACTAGCATTAGCTTATGACAAGCATGTTCGGCCCAGGGTGTTCCTAGAGGGTGATCTAGTACTAAAATTAGTAGACGCAGTAATGAGGAAGATGTCTTTGCCAAAATAG
- the LOC112706053 gene encoding aldehyde dehydrogenase family 3 member H1 produces MESLQKKVVFDGEAASMVMKELRGSFRSGKTRSYEWRVSQVKALLKMVTDNEKQIIDALLSDLAKPPLETVVYEIGMFKNSCEVILKELKQWMKPEKVKTSISTFPSSAEIVPEPLGVVLVISAWNYPILLSLDPVVGAIAAGNAVVLKPSEIAPATSLLMAKLLAEYMDNSCVRVVEGAVDETSALLDQKWDKIFYTGNGRVGRIVMTAAAKHLTPVVLELGGKCPAVVDSDVNLQVAARRLISGKWGLNNGQACVSPDYVITTKDFAPKLVESLKTELENFFGKNPLESKDISRIVNHNHFARVAKLLDDEKVSDKIIHGGEKDESKLRISPTLLLDVPHDSLIMGEEIFGPLLPIITVNKLEESFDLINSRTKPLAAYIFTNNKKLKEQFVKNVSAGGMLVNDIALHLIVPTLPFGGVGDSGTGSYHGRFSFEAFTHKKAVLYRGFGGDASLRYPPYTETKQRVMKALVSGGILSIIGALLGWSSKA; encoded by the exons ATGGAGTCGTTGCAGAAGAAGGTTGTGTTTGACGGAGAAGCGGCGTCGATGGTGATGAAGGAGCTGAGAGGGAGCTTCCGTTCTGGAAAGACTAGAAGCTACGAGTGGAGAGTGTCGCAGGTGAAGGCACTGCTGAAGATGGTGACTGACAACGAGAAACAGATCATCGATGCTCTTCTCTCCGACCTCGCCAAGCCACCGCTCGAAACCGTCGTCTACGAG ATTGGAATGTTTAAAAACTCATGTGAAGTCATATTGAAGGAATTGAAACAATGGATGAAGCCAGAGAAG GTCAAAACTTCAATATCAACATTTCCTTCTTCAGCTGAAATAGTACCTGAACCACTTGGGGTTGTGTTGGTCATTTCTGCATGGAACTATCCAATTT TGCTGTCTCTTGATCCAGTGGTTGGAGCCATTGCAGCTGGTAATGCTGTGGTTCTAAAACCATCAGAGATTGCTCCAGCAACTTCATTACTGATGGCTAAACTGTTAGCAGAGTACATGGATAACTCATGTGTTAGAGTTGTTGAAGGAGCAGTTGATGAAACAAGTGCACTCTTGGATCAAAAGTGGGACAAGATTTTCTACACAG GTAATGGAAGAGTGGGACGCATAGTCATGACTGCTGCTGCAAAACACCTTACACCTGTTGTTCTGGAGCTTGGAGGAAAATGTCCAGCAGTTGTTGATTCAGATGTCAATTTACAG GTAGCAGCTAGACGCTTAATTTCTGGCAAGTGGGGACTCAACAATGGACAAGCTTGTGTTTCTCCTGATTATGTTATTACAACAAAAGACTTTGCTCCCAAGTTG GTGGAATCTCTGAAGACTGAGTTGGAGAACTTCTTTGGAAAGAATCCGTTGGAATCAAAAGATATATCCAGAATTGTGAATCACAACCACTTTGCTCGCGTAGCGAAGCTCTTGGACGATGAGAAGGTTTCCGACAAGATTATTCATGGAGGTGAAAAGGATGAAAGCAAATT GCGGATTTCTCCCACTTTACTATTGGATGTTCCACATGATTCTCTGATCATGGGTGAGGAGATATTTGGTCCATTGCTTCCCATCATCACG GTGAATAAATTGGAAGAAAGTTTTGATCTGATCAATTCAAGAACAAAGCCTCTGGCTGCATATATATTTACAAacaacaagaagctgaaggagcAGTTTGTGAAGAATGTTTCTGCAGGGGGCATGCTTGTCAATGACATTGCCTTACAT CTTATTGTTCCCACGTTGCCATTTGGGGGAGTAGGAGACAGTGGAACAGGTTCATACCATGGAAGGTTCTCCTTTGAAGCATTTACTCACAAGAAAGCAGTTCTTTATCGTGGTTTTGGTGGAGACGCATCACTAAGGTATCCACCATACACAGAAACAAAACAGAGGGTGATGAAGGCACTCGTTAGTGGTGGTATTCTTAGCATCATTGGTGCTCTTTTGGGATGGTCCTCCAAGGCTTAA
- the LOC112706054 gene encoding uncharacterized protein: MHSFTSLCGRCYSYTYSLLPPSLSFFLFLLLLMVQASCVVGLDSLRKLCKAYKSIFKRWLRRKKQRFSSSTRKYNQESHNHLHHQKHFDEASQAGASFNGNNDNFRSNNDDGSRNNNNGPSTSSRRLSSLHSQRHRASRSCESIPASLLWSKNGSGCNSFNLPPPQLSRSSSARKSFSSTIMYSSSSSAMLKPQPIEMTVECTLEELCHGCIKKFKIKRDVITPNGEMSQEEEIVTLNVEPGWRTGTKITFESSGNVRAGLYREDVIFSIWEKKHQLFRREGDDLELVLEIPLVKALSGGIIPIPLLGGEEMNVSFEEDIIFPGFEKVISGQGMPIFNDPDKRGDLRIKFLVEFPTYLTDQQRAEVVSILQE; the protein is encoded by the exons ATGCATTCGTTCACCTCTCTTTGTGGACGTTGTTACTCTTACACGTATTCTCTTCTACctccctctctttctttctttctttttctccttcttctcatgGTGCAAGCTTCCTGCGTCGTTGGCTTAGATTCCCTTCGTAAATTATGCAAAGCCTACAAATCAATCTTCAAAAGATGGTTACGTCGTAAGAAGCAACGATTTTCATCCTCAACGAGAAAATACAACCAAGAATCTCACAACCATCTTCATCATCAG AAACATTTTGATGAAGCTAGCCAAGCGGGTGCCTCCTTCAACGGAAACAATGACAATTTCAGATCGAATAACGACGATGGTTCTAGAAACAACAATAATGGTCCATCAACGAGTTCAAGAAGATTATCAAGCTTGCATTCACAAAGACATAGGGCTAGCAGAAGCTGTGAATCCATACCCGCATCACTGTTATGGAGCAAAAATGGCAGCGGTTGCAACAGTTTCAACCTACCGCCGCCGCAACTCTCGAGAAGCTCGAGTGCTCGGAAGAGCTTCTCTTCTACAATCATGTATTCCAGTTCATCGTCTGCGATGCTAAAACCGCAACCCATCGAGATGACGGTTGAGTGCACCCTTGAGGAGTTGTGCCATGGATGCATTAAGAAGTTCAAGATCAAAAGAGATGTCATCACTCCTAATGG GGAAATGTCTCAAGAAGAAGAGATCGTAACGTTAAATGTGGAGCCAGGATGGAGAACTGGTACAAAAATTACATTTGAAAGTTCCGGAAATGTTAGAGCTGGTTTATACCGAGAAGACGTAATATTTTCTATATGGGAGAAAAAGCACCAATTATTCCGAAGAGAAGGTGATGATTTGGAATTGGTGCTTGAAATTCCCTTGGTAAAAGCACTCAGTGGAGGCATAATACCGATCCCATTATTGGGGGGAGAAGAGATGAACGTGAGTTTTGAAGAAGATATCATATTCCCTGGTTTTGAGAAAGTAATCTCTGGCCAGGGCATGCCAATTTTCAATGATCCAGACAAGAGAGGAGACTTGAGAATTAAGTTTCTTGTTGAGTTTCCAACATATCTCACTGATCAACAACGGGCTGAGGTTGTTAGCATATTACAAGAGTAG